TGTCACTAATATCTCCTGTTGTTCTCCAAGAATTACCGCAATCTACCATCCACGCACCTGCAAAATACCAGCAGCATATGCTATAGAAAATAGGTCTTCCTGTTTTCAAAAGAGCATCCCGCATTTTTTCGTAGCCTGCCTGCAAATTGCTGTCTGAAGCACAGTTATCATATTTCAAATAATCTACACCCCATTGAGCAAAAGTTTTTGCGTCTTGTTCCTCATATCCTTGGCTTCCACTCTGGGGAATATTACAGCATGTGGTTACTCCCCTGTCACCATAAATTCCAAATTTTAACCCTTTTGAATGAATATAATCTGCTAAAGCTTTCATACCGTTAGGAAAACGTTTGGGATCCGGAATAAGTATTCCATTAGCGTCACGTGCAGGGTTTGCCATCCAATTATCATCAATATTGACATACTCATAGCCTGCATCCTTCATACCTGTGGTAACCATAGCATCTGTGATTTGCTTGATCTTTTCCTCATTGATGTCACCTCCAAAGATGTTCCAGCTGTTCCACCCCATGGGCGGGGTCAATCCCAGACTGTTATTCAGTGCCAGCACTTGATTGCCATTTTGCACAGTCGGCGGAAATGGCGAGATAAACACAGCTGTTAAAATTACCAAAGCAATAAGGCGTTTGATTTTTTTCATTAATATACCCTCCTACAATAATACATTTCTAAAAGTTAAAAAACATATTTACATAGTGCCCACAAGTAATATTTTACCATAATTTTACGTTAATTGCTAAAAATACATAGTAACTATCAAAAACTTCATATGGGTTAAAAACAGCCGAAAAATCTAGTACTTTAAAGTAGTCTGAATGATATAATAATATCTGGAGGAAACTCCATCAGATTGAAATAGGAGATAAATCTATGACAGGGGTAATATTAGCCGGTGGAAAAAATAGTAGAATGGGTAGGAAAAAAGCCTTTATAAATATAGAGGGAAACACAATTATTGATAGAATATTATCTATTTTTAAAGAAGTTTTTTTAGAAGTTATTATTGTTTCAAATACACCTGAAGATTTTTCTTATACAGGTTTAAAAGTTGTTACAGACATAATTCCTGACAAGGGTTCCCTTGGAGGCTTGTATACAGGCCTTGTAAATACAAAGTACGATCGATCCTTTGTTGTAGCGTGTGATATGCCTTATATAAGTAAATCCCTTGTTAAATATATTATTGATATTCCAAAATATGATATTGTTGTTCCTAAAATTAAAGGTCTTTATGAACCTCTATTTGCTTGCTATTCAAGAAAGTGTGCAAATCTGGCAAAAAGACAGATAGAGGAAGGTAATTTAAGGATAACTGACATTTATCCATATTTTACTGTAAAAGAGATCTATGAGGATGAAATAAGAAAATTTGATAGTAGTATGAGGTCGCTTGTAAATATTAATACTCCCGAGGATTTGTCCTCCTCTCTGCTTTAGTTTTTTATGAAAAAACTCAATGAGGTTTGACCTTACTCTCTAAGCCATATTTTAATTAGTAGCAGCATAATAAATGTAGATATAAATAATAACAATGATAAAGCTACTGCCGCGTAAATATCAACTTGCATCAAGGTATATATTTGAAGCGGAATAACTCTTGTTTTATCTATAACATTCCCAGCAAACATAATTGTAGCACCAAATTCACCCAATGCCCTATTAAACGACAGAATCAGACCAGTCACCATTGGCTTCTTCAGCATAGGTGCAATTACTCTTATGAATGTTTCTACTTTTCCTAGTCCAAATAGATATGAAACCTCAAAAAATTCCCGGTTTATCTCATTTACACTAGCCTTTAAAACCTGAATATAGAAAGCTGATGAAACAAAAAACTGTGCTAGTACAACTGCAGCAGGGGTAAATACAATCTCTATCCCGTACTTTGCAAGCAAATGTCCAATAATCCCATTTCTACCGTAGGCAAAAAGAAGCCCTATTCCTACTACTGCCGGAGGCATTACTACTGTTATATTGACCATAACATCTAGAATCTTTGTTATAAGACTACTTTTGAAGGTAAGCATGAATACAACCGGTGTACCAAGTAAAAATACAAAGAAAGTGGATATTGTTGCTGTTGATATACTTAACTTTATAGCTTGAGCATTCTCTGAATTACGGAGTACTTCAGAAAAATTCTTCAGCCCCACCTCCTTAAATATGGCTAAAGTGGGAATAATAAGTACTAAAAAATAAAAGCATACCATTAGAACAAATAAACCCCAATACAATATTTCCCTATTTAATTGTATCCCATTATTTTTATATTTGCGATAAATAGGTGGACTATTGATATGCATCATTTCTTACATTCATGTTTTTACCCCCAAATATTAGCCTACTCTATTATAAATCTATACTTTCTTAAAATATCCTTACCTATAGCGGAATTAATAAAATTATAAAATTTGACTACTGAGTCATTTAATTCGGAGCCATTAAGTATTGCTATTGGATAGCTTGCGTTGATTGCACTCAGTTCAGGTATAGCTATTTCTTTAATAGTACCTTCATTTGCTGAAGTTATGTCTG
This genomic stretch from Ruminiclostridium cellulolyticum H10 harbors:
- a CDS encoding molybdenum cofactor guanylyltransferase, with protein sequence MTGVILAGGKNSRMGRKKAFINIEGNTIIDRILSIFKEVFLEVIIVSNTPEDFSYTGLKVVTDIIPDKGSLGGLYTGLVNTKYDRSFVVACDMPYISKSLVKYIIDIPKYDIVVPKIKGLYEPLFACYSRKCANLAKRQIEEGNLRITDIYPYFTVKEIYEDEIRKFDSSMRSLVNINTPEDLSSSLL
- a CDS encoding ABC transporter permease, with the translated sequence MVCFYFLVLIIPTLAIFKEVGLKNFSEVLRNSENAQAIKLSISTATISTFFVFLLGTPVVFMLTFKSSLITKILDVMVNITVVMPPAVVGIGLLFAYGRNGIIGHLLAKYGIEIVFTPAAVVLAQFFVSSAFYIQVLKASVNEINREFFEVSYLFGLGKVETFIRVIAPMLKKPMVTGLILSFNRALGEFGATIMFAGNVIDKTRVIPLQIYTLMQVDIYAAVALSLLLFISTFIMLLLIKIWLRE